In Bufo gargarizans isolate SCDJY-AF-19 chromosome 6, ASM1485885v1, whole genome shotgun sequence, a single genomic region encodes these proteins:
- the LOC122940604 gene encoding trypsin-like, with protein MKLLLICVLLGAVAAFEDDDKIVGGYTCSAYSVPYAVSLNSGYHFCGGTLITSLWVISAAHCYKASMQVRLGEHNIFSSEGTEQFINSARVIRHGSYNSRTLDNDIMLIKLASPATLNSYVKTVGLPGGCAASGTSCLISGWGNTLSSGTNMPSLLQCLNAPIMTAAQCSSAYPGEITTNMICVGYMEGGQDSCQGDSGGPVVCNGQLQGIVSWGYGCALRNYPGVYTKVCNYNSWISSTMAAN; from the exons ATGAAACTCCTCCTGATCTGTGTGCTCCTCGGAGCAGTTG CTGCTTTTGAGGATGATGATAAGATCGTAGGAGGTTACACCTGCTCTGCTTACTCCGTCCCCTACGCAGTATCTCTGAACTCCGGCTACCACTTCTGTGGAGGTACTTTGATCACCAGCCTCTGGGTGATCTCTGCTGCTCATTGCTACAAGGC GAGCATGCAGGTCAGACTGGGAGAACACAACATCTTTTCCAGTGAAGGCACCGAACAGTTCATCAACTCCGCCAGAGTCATCAGACATGGAAGCTACAACTCCAGAACCCTGGACAACGACATCATGTTGATCAAGTTGGCCTCTCCCGCCACCCTCAACTCTTACGTCAAGACTGTTGGTCTGCCCGGTGGCTGCGCTGCTTCTGGAACCAGCTGTCTGATCTCTGGATGGGGCAACACCCTCAGCAGTGGAA CAAACATGCCCAGCCTCCTGCAGTGCCTGAACGCCCCCATCATGACTGCCGCCCAGTGTAGCAGCGCCTACCCAGGAGAGATCACCACCAACATGATCTGTGTTGGATACATGGAAGGAGGCCAGGATTCCTGCCAG GGTGACTCTGGTGGACCCGTAGTCTGCAATGGACAGCTCCAAGGTATTGTTTCTTGGGGATATGGCTGTGCCCTCAGGAACTATCCTGGTGTCTACACCAAGGTCTGCAACTACAACTCCTGGATCTCCAGCACCATGGCTGCCAACTAA